A window of Maioricimonas rarisocia genomic DNA:
GATGGCGATCTGATGATGATCGCCGGCCCCTGTGCGATCGAGGGCGAAGACGTCCTCATGGAGATCGCCAAAGAGGTCAAGGCGGGTGGCGCGAACGTCCTGCGTGGCGGTGCCTTCAAACCGCGCACAAGCCCCTACAGCTTCCAGGGCATGGGCGAAGAGGGCCTGAAGATCCTGCGGAACGTCGGTGACGAACTGGGCATGCCGGTCGTGACCGAAGTCATGGACCCGCGACAGGTCGAACTGATCGACAAGTACACCGACCTGTTCCAGATCGGTGCCCGCAACATGCAGAATTTCAATCTGCTCAACGAGGTCGGCCAGACCAACCGGCCCGTGCTGCTCAAACGCGGAATGAGCGCCACGGTGCAGGATCTGCTGATGTCGGCGGAGTACATTCTCTCCAACGGCAACAAGCAGGTGATTCTCTGCGAGCGCGGAATTCGCAGCTTCGACTCGTCGACCCGTAACCTGCTCGACCTGGCGATGGTGCCGAACGTCAAATCGCTCTCGCACCTGCCCGTGATCGTCGACCCCAGCCACGCCACCGGCCGGCCGGACCTGATTCCGAGTATGGCACTGGCCGGCATCGCCGCCGGGGCTGACGGAATCCATATCGAAGTCCACAACTGCCCCGAGAAGGCGCTCAGCGACGGTCAGCAGGCCCTCCTGCCGGACCAGTACGCCGAAGTCATCAAGCAGATCCGTGAGCTGGCACCGCTGTTCGGCAAGCGGATCCCGCAGCCGCAGTAACGGACCGGGCCGGTTCCGCAAACCGCCTTCAACGAAGTGCCGCCAGAACGCGGCAACCCGTTCCGCGTCGCTTGCCAGAGCGAGCCGACGCAGTTTCATCCACACCGATTCCGTGGAAGCTCCGACTGCTGCCCCTGCAGCGCCGCTTCCGCCTTTCTGTGACTCGAAAGCTGATTCATGAGACGGATCCTTGTCGCCGGTAACTGGAAGATGAACACCACCGCCGCCAGCGGTGTCGAACTCGCCCGCGGTGTGGCCGCCGGAGCCCCGGCCGGTGAGAGCGGCGTCGACGTGCTCGTCGCTCCGCCGTTCCCGTACCTGGTCCCCGTCAAGGAAGCCCTCCAGGGGAGTGTCGTCCAGCTCGGCGCTCAGAACGCATATTTCGAAGAGTCCGGAGCCTTCACCGGCGAAGTCTCGGTCGACATGCTGCTCGACGTCGGCTGCAATGCCGTGATTCTCGGCCACAGCGAGCGGCGTCACGTCCTCGGCGAGACCGACGAAGTGATCAACCGCAAGGTCAAAGCATCGCTTGCCAAGGGTCTGCAGGTGATCCTGTGTGTCGGCGAACTGCTGGACGACCGCGAAGCCGGCCGGACCGAAGCGATCCTCGACGAACAGATGGCCGGCGGACTGGCCGATGTCGACGCCGAGGCCCTGAAAAACGTCGTCATCGCCTACGAGCCGGTCTGGGCGATCGGCACCGGTAAGACGGCGTCTCCGGATCAGGCGGAATCGGCGCATGCCCATCTTCGCAAGTGGCTGGCAGATCGCTACAATGCTGAATCCGCCGACTCGATGCAGATTCTCTACGGCGGGAGCGTCAAGCCGGCAAATGCCAAAGAACTGATCGGCCAGGACAACGTGGACGGTGCCCTGGTCGGTGGAGCAAGCCTCTCGGCCGAGAACTTCCTCGGCATCGTGACCGCCGCGACCGAGGTGGCCGCAGGTTGAACTCCGAGGTGGTAACGGACGCTCCACGGTCGACGGCGAACAACCCTGTTCGAACGCATGCGACCATGGACTGGTCGCCTGATGGTGTAATGGAGGAGTGAGACGGTGAGCATTCTTGCAGTTCTCTCGCAGGTCCTGCTGCTGCTGTTCGGCCTGTTCCTGATGATCATCGTGCTCCTGCAGCGCGGTCGTGGCGGCGGACTGGCCGGTGCGTTCGGCGGCATGGGCGGACAAAGCGCCTTCGGTACCAAGGCGGGCGATGTCTTCACGCGAATCACAATCGTCGTCGCGGTCATCTGGGTGATTCTCGCCGGTGGCAGCGGACTGCTGATGCGTGCCTCCTCCGACTCGTATGCGAAGACCTTCGCCGACGAGACTGAGGTCGAAACCGAAGGCGAAGAAGCCGGCACGGGCCTCGATCTGGGTGGCGACGAAGGTGAAGGGGCCGGAGCCGCCGCTATCGACGAGCTGTTGCGGTCGACCGGCGGCGGCGAGGAGCCTGGTGCCGCAACCACACCGGAAGATACGCCCGCCACGACCAGCGATGCCGCCGACGAAACGGGCGAGTCTGCTGACGCCGATGCGGCCGGCGACGAAACGGCTGCCGACGATGCAGCTGCCCCCTCCGACGAAACTCAGCAGTAAGGTTTCACGCCCGTGCTTCTGAGCATGACCGGATTCGGCGAGGGCTCGTCGGCGAACGATCGACTGGCCGTCTCGGTCGAGGTCCGCAGTGTCAACAACCGGCACCTGAAGATCACGACCCGGTGCCCCGACGCCTACCTGACACTCGAGTCGGAAGTCGAGAAAATCGTCCGCCGCTCGATCACGCGGGGAACCGTCACCGTACACGTACGGATTGACCGGCTCGCCGGACAGTCCCCGTACGCACTCGACGTTGACGCGGTCAGCCACTACTGGACGCAGTTGCGGCAGGTCGCCGACAAGCTGCACGTTGCCCCACCGGCTGACCTGAGTCCTCTGCTCGCCCTGCCGGGCGTCGTGTCGGAAGACTCGTCCCGCACGCTCACACCGGAGGACGGCAAGCTCGTCCACGACGCACTCGAGACCGCGCTGGCGACGCTGGGTGAGTTTCGCGTTCGCGAAGGGAAGGCGATGCGGGACGAACTCGAGCAGCAGTGCCTGACGATCCAGAATCTGACCGAAGGGATCCGGGACCGGGCTCCGCAGATTGTGGACGCCTACCGGACGAAACTGCTCGAGCGGGTCAACGAGCTGCTCCGCAGTTCGAACATGGACATCACCGACGCCGACATTGTGCGGGAAGTCAGCCTGTTCGCCGATCGCTGCGACATCACCGAAGAGCTGACCCGGCTGCACTGCCACATCGATCAGTTCCGCGGGACGCTGGACAGCGAAGCCTCCATGGGCCGCCGCCTCGAATTCCTCTGCCAGGAACTTTTCCGGGAGATTAACACGATCGGGTCGAAGGCCAACGACGTGGAGATCGCCCACACGGTTGTCGACGTGAAGGCGTCGATCGAGAAGATCCGCGAAATCGTCCAGAACGTCGAATGAACTCCATGAACCTTGCAGATGGGCCGCACAGGACCGTGACTGCCGACAGCGCCCAAACCGACACGTCGTTTCAGGTCGTTGTGCTCTCGGGGCCGAGTGGCAGCGGCAAGACGACGATCATCAAGCGGTTGCTCGGCACCACGCCGGTTCCGCTGATGATGTCGATCTCGGCGACGACGCGGCCGCCGCGACAGAACGAAGTCGACGGGCAACACTATCACTTCCTCTCCCCCGAGGACTTCGAGCGCTACCGTCAGAACGACGAGTTCCTCGAATGTGCCGAGGTGCACAAGACCGGCTACTGGTACGGCACGCTCCGCTCGGAGCTGGACCGCATCCGGAGTGCCGGGGCCTGGGCGCTGGTGGAAGTCGACGTCGAAGGGGCGCTGAACATCATGAAGCAATACCCCGAGGCGCTCACGATCTTCCTGCAGACGCCTTCGGTGGATGAATACGAAAACAGACTCCGGGCCCGCGGCACGGAGAGCGAGGAGCTGATTCAGCGTCGCTTGCAGACCGCGCGGCGGGAACTAGAATTTGCAGATTGCTACCGGTTTCGGGTGGTCAACGACGACCTCGACCGCGCCGTGCAGGAGATCTGCGAGATCCTCGCGAACAGACAGGCGGAACTTCATGCTTGATGACCTGAAGGAAGAGCACATCGTCAACAAGGTGGGTGGACGATTCAAGCTCTCCACACTGATTCAGAAACGACTCGTGCAGCTGAACCGCGGTGCGCCCCCGCTGGTCGACTGCAAGGGACGGCCGGGCATGGATACGGTGCTGCAGGAGATCCTGCAGGACAAGATCTTCCTCGACGCTTCCGACAATGTCGTCATCGCCGTCGACGATGCCCCCGAGGTCGAAACCGAATTCGATGCCGGCGGACCGACGCTCGACGACATCTGAGCCGGTCACCGGTCGTGTCCGTGGCGACGCTTCCACACAACTCCAGTGAGTTGATGCCAGCAGTTCTGGCTCAGGGCGCCGTTGCGCCCCGTGCCACGCATCTGTCGAGGAAGTATCGCCGATGAAGGGTCGAGAAATCCTGCTTGCGGTCACCGGCGGCATCGCCGCGTACAAAACCGCCGACCTCACCAGCAAACTGGTCCAGCAGGGAGCAGGCGTGACGGTCGCCATGACCGAATCGGCCCACCGCTTCATTGGCCCGACGACCTTTCAGGCGCTCACCGGCCGCCCCGTCTACGGCGACATGTTCGCTCCGCAGGAACACTTCCTGGGCGAGCACATCGGACTGGCCCGACGGGCCGAGCTGTACGTCATTGCCCCCTGCACGGCCAATACGATCTCGTCACTCGCGACCGGCCGTGC
This region includes:
- the aroF gene encoding 3-deoxy-7-phosphoheptulonate synthase, which produces MIIVLKPDCTESQLEHIFEKIEEMGFRYELSRGVKRSLVGVIGEEDQLRNAPLRAIPGVEDVVPVLKPFKLASREFQEHDSSFDLGHGVRVGDGDLMMIAGPCAIEGEDVLMEIAKEVKAGGANVLRGGAFKPRTSPYSFQGMGEEGLKILRNVGDELGMPVVTEVMDPRQVELIDKYTDLFQIGARNMQNFNLLNEVGQTNRPVLLKRGMSATVQDLLMSAEYILSNGNKQVILCERGIRSFDSSTRNLLDLAMVPNVKSLSHLPVIVDPSHATGRPDLIPSMALAGIAAGADGIHIEVHNCPEKALSDGQQALLPDQYAEVIKQIRELAPLFGKRIPQPQ
- the tpiA gene encoding triose-phosphate isomerase; the encoded protein is MRRILVAGNWKMNTTAASGVELARGVAAGAPAGESGVDVLVAPPFPYLVPVKEALQGSVVQLGAQNAYFEESGAFTGEVSVDMLLDVGCNAVILGHSERRHVLGETDEVINRKVKASLAKGLQVILCVGELLDDREAGRTEAILDEQMAGGLADVDAEALKNVVIAYEPVWAIGTGKTASPDQAESAHAHLRKWLADRYNAESADSMQILYGGSVKPANAKELIGQDNVDGALVGGASLSAENFLGIVTAATEVAAG
- the secG gene encoding preprotein translocase subunit SecG → MSILAVLSQVLLLLFGLFLMIIVLLQRGRGGGLAGAFGGMGGQSAFGTKAGDVFTRITIVVAVIWVILAGGSGLLMRASSDSYAKTFADETEVETEGEEAGTGLDLGGDEGEGAGAAAIDELLRSTGGGEEPGAATTPEDTPATTSDAADETGESADADAAGDETAADDAAAPSDETQQ
- a CDS encoding YicC/YloC family endoribonuclease, with product MLLSMTGFGEGSSANDRLAVSVEVRSVNNRHLKITTRCPDAYLTLESEVEKIVRRSITRGTVTVHVRIDRLAGQSPYALDVDAVSHYWTQLRQVADKLHVAPPADLSPLLALPGVVSEDSSRTLTPEDGKLVHDALETALATLGEFRVREGKAMRDELEQQCLTIQNLTEGIRDRAPQIVDAYRTKLLERVNELLRSSNMDITDADIVREVSLFADRCDITEELTRLHCHIDQFRGTLDSEASMGRRLEFLCQELFREINTIGSKANDVEIAHTVVDVKASIEKIREIVQNVE
- the gmk gene encoding guanylate kinase, with amino-acid sequence MNLADGPHRTVTADSAQTDTSFQVVVLSGPSGSGKTTIIKRLLGTTPVPLMMSISATTRPPRQNEVDGQHYHFLSPEDFERYRQNDEFLECAEVHKTGYWYGTLRSELDRIRSAGAWALVEVDVEGALNIMKQYPEALTIFLQTPSVDEYENRLRARGTESEELIQRRLQTARRELEFADCYRFRVVNDDLDRAVQEICEILANRQAELHA
- a CDS encoding DNA-directed RNA polymerase subunit omega, coding for MLDDLKEEHIVNKVGGRFKLSTLIQKRLVQLNRGAPPLVDCKGRPGMDTVLQEILQDKIFLDASDNVVIAVDDAPEVETEFDAGGPTLDDI
- a CDS encoding flavoprotein, whose product is MKGREILLAVTGGIAAYKTADLTSKLVQQGAGVTVAMTESAHRFIGPTTFQALTGRPVYGDMFAPQEHFLGEHIGLARRAELYVIAPCTANTISSLATGRADDLVSTLALTVTCPVMVAPAMNSEMWNKPSTQRNLQQIREDGIDICQPGSGWLSCGIVGPGRMAEPAEILARIAQLLPEQA